DNA sequence from the Acidimicrobiales bacterium genome:
CTCGTCCAGCGTCTGCCGGTCCGACCCACCCTGTGCAACCGCGGAGGTGGCCATCCTCGCTCCTCGATCCGTGGCCGAACGGCGACGCCCATGGTGCCACGGGCATGGCCGGAATGCACCGGGAACGGGGGCGGGAGCGCCGGAGGCGGTGGTAGGGTCATCGGCCACGGGCCGTTGGCGCAGTTGGTAGCGCACTTGCATGACGCGCAAGGGGTCAGAGGTTCGAGTCCTCTACGGCCCACCGTGCGGTCCCTGGCCGCCACCGTGTCCCCACGAGCTCTCCGGCCCGATGCACGCACGAGTCCGTCCCTGCGCGCCGGGGACAGGGCAGCCGCTGCATCACCGCGCGCGGTCGCTGTGTGATCGCATCCGGAAAGATCACGTGAAGCTGAAACTGGACCTGCACGACGTCTACAACCGTGGCCAGGACATCGACCGAGCGCTGCGCGCCGTCATCGACGAGGCGGTGGACAAGAGGGCCTCGCTGGTCGAGATCATCCCCGGCAAGGGCAGCGGCCAGCTCAAGAAGCGGGTGCTGCGTTTCCTCGACCAGAAGGAGATACGAGCGCTCTACCATCGTGTCGAAAAGGACGCTCACAACTTCGGCCGGGTGTTCGTGCACTTCCGATGGAAGTGACCCGCCGCAGCGTTCCCGTCAACGCCCGACGGCGACCTGCCGGAATCGGCTGATGCGCCTGTGGCGGAGGGTGGCGATGACCGTGGTCGCCGCCCTGGCGGCCGCCGGAGCGCTCACCGGCTGCGACGGCAACCCGCACACGGCGACCCCGGTGCCCGGCACCGGGCCGGCGGCGAAGGACAGGTGCACGTTCAACCTCGGCACCTCCGCCTTTACCGGCGCGTACGGCACGGCCTCCGAGATCGGATGGGAGGGCAACCACCAAGGCGTCGTGACCTGCCTCGGGGGCACCTTCTACGTCCAGGACCGCATCAACCGGGATGTCGGCTTCGGCATCTACCAGGGGGCCCCGACGACGTGGACACTTGCGGACGGGTACCTCC
Encoded proteins:
- a CDS encoding Smr/MutS family protein — translated: MKLKLDLHDVYNRGQDIDRALRAVIDEAVDKRASLVEIIPGKGSGQLKKRVLRFLDQKEIRALYHRVEKDAHNFGRVFVHFRWK